The Lycium barbarum isolate Lr01 chromosome 9, ASM1917538v2, whole genome shotgun sequence genome has a segment encoding these proteins:
- the LOC132608722 gene encoding uncharacterized protein LOC132608722 → MKKCTWNPVEDNVIRSNFTKKASSRLSNIFSEARKKGQKPGWLGTDYWEELNQYWATPEFQKKSAQTKAARKSEKGGSLHTCGSVSMGTARRKLQVTLGRPPNRHEVWKKTHTKIEDRKEVWVEPRAEDTYNRYNQAIEELTRSQSTDDQGNTIMLSEEQTISCWLDVVGGVKKGRAYDLCSEKNFHRLHCGLQGIGSSATVSNEQLEEMRHELQELARNYEEERKKRLEEERRRINLESDVKELKNQVCNLIKLPRSPPPSPDHDDGEDVEDEEDQEHGEAEMEY, encoded by the exons ATG AAAAAGTGTACGTGGAACCCTGTCGAGGATAATGTTATTAGAAGTAATTTTACAAAGAAGGCGAGTTCTCGGTTGTCAAACATTTTTTCCGAAGCTCGGAAAAAAGGTCAAAAACCTGGCTGGCTTGGGACAGATTACTGGGAGGAGCTTAATCAATACTGGGCTACGccggagtttcaaaagaagagcGCCCAGACAAAGGCAGCTCGAAAGTCTGAGAAGGGTGGCTCATTGCACACTTGTGGTTCAGTGTCCATGGGGACTGCTAGGAGGAAATTG CAAGTTACTCTTGGTAGACCACCCAATCGTCATGAGGTATGGAAGAAGACACATACGAAAATTGAAGACAGAAAAGAAGTTTGGGTCGAGCCACGGGCAGAGGATACCTAT AATCGGTATAATCAAGCGATAGAGGAGCTCACTAGGAGTCAGTCGACCGATGATCAAGGCAATACAATCATGCTATCGGAGGAACAAACTATCTCCTGTTGGTTGGACGTGGTCGGCGGCGTGAAGAAGGGAAGAGCATACGACCTTTGCTCCGAGAAGAACTTTCACCGCCTCCACTGTGGATTGCAAGGTATAGGAAGTTCTGCCACTGTGTCAAATGAGCAGCTTGAGGAGATGCGACACGAACTTCAGGAACTTGCTAGGAATTATGAGGAGGAACGTAAGAAAAGGTTGGAGGAGGAGCGACGTAGGATAAATCTTGAGTCAGATGTTAAAGAACTCAAGAATCAGGTGTGTAACCTCATCAAGTTGCCTCGCTCTCCGCCCCCGAGCCCCGATCATGATGATGGTGAGGATGTAGAGGATGAGGAGGATCAGGAGCATGGAGAGGCTGAAATGGAGTATTAG
- the LOC132609794 gene encoding uncharacterized protein LOC132609794, with the protein MLMKPEKKSKKRKKSASTNGVGVTKGDANSAELDLSFKQERLSVVGTWKERDKAKMETKAPGESEAHNVKRKKERGSGKQCGKSSKDGCEDAVKSAVKRRKKLKNEGETLHDSLLDTKTIAPESSNETQETKAVETLCEGSGGNLIDGVNRKKRKKEKGKKADGQVDIVAGVIQGYVSAIEEIEDSKIENANIRKKKKTKSGHSCKDLTHEKCEKKVRFSVQVQVFPPSSYPSDEEYEVEEEKLLRGKRFSKEEDEIVKDAVYRYIEVHNLGEEGLQKVLNSKSSPEARGCWKKIGRAIPYRPYVAVYWRAQRLFRMGEKRKYTEEEYEMIRKFHTERGTKWKVLADELGKHETHVRNAWGRIKLANRKKGSWSQEEIQTLFDLVNADLQQKLCEEKKSMHGMLRDNISWSAISDKLSTRISHHCCKKWYGQLTSPMVAKGEWADTDDYRLVDTLFELDASCIDDVDWDNLLSHRPGELCRKRWNQMVRHISQHENKSFAVQVEVLAKRYRPDMVEAREAWDRKPAVP; encoded by the coding sequence ATGCTCATGAAGCCGgagaagaaatccaagaaaaggaaaaagagtgcTAGCACCAACGGTGTAGGAGTGACAAAGGGTGATGCTAACAGTGCTGAGCTTGATTTAAGTTTCAAGCAAGAAAGGCTCTCTGTTGTAGGGACCTGGAAAGAAAGGGATAAGGCAAAGATGGAGACTAAAGCACCAGGAGAAAGTGAAGCTCATAACgtcaagagaaagaaagaaagaggtaGTGGAAAACAGTGTGGGAAGTCCAGTAAAGACGGCTGTGAGGATGCTGTTAAAAGTGCtgtaaaaaggagaaaaaagttaAAGAATGAGGGAGAGACATTGCACGATTCTCTTTTAGATACCAAAACAATTGCTCCTGAAAGTTCGAATGAAACACAGGAAACCAAGGCGGTTGAGACGCTCTGCGAGGGCTCTGGTGGAAATCTTATAGACGGGGTGAAtaggaagaaaaggaaaaaggaaaaagggaaaaaagcGGATGGACAGGTAGATATCGTGGCTGGTGTCATTCAAGGTTATGTTTCAGCTATAGAAGAGATAGAAGACAGCAAAATAGAGAATGCTAATATCAGAAAGAAGAAAAAGACTAAATCAGGACACAGTTGTAAAGATCTTACACATGAAAAGTGTGAAAAAAAAGTGAGATTTTCTGTTCAAGTTCAGGTTTTCCCTCCATCCAGTTACCCAAGTGACGAGGAGTATGAAGTTGAGGAAGAAAAATTACTGCGGGGCAAACGATTCTCAAAAGAAGAGGATGAAATTGTCAAGGATGCTGTTTATAGATACATAGAGGTACATAACTTGGGCGAAGAAGGATTGCAAAAGGTTTTGAACTCTAAATCTAGTCCCGAAGCAAGAGGCTGCTGGAAAAAAATAGGGCGCGCTATACCATACAGGCCTTATGTTGCAGTTTATTGGCGTGCACAGCGTTTGTTTCGAATGGGTGAGAAGCGTAAATATACTGAAGAGGAGTATGAGATGATACGAAAGTTTCATACAGAACGTGGGACCAAGTGGAAGGTCTTGGCCGATGAACTTGGGAAACATGAGACTCATGTGAGAAATGCATGGGGAAGGATAAAACTGGCCAATCGGAAGAAAGGAAGCTGGTCTCAGGAGGAGATCCAGACTTTGTTTGATTTGGTAAACGCCGATTTGCAACAGAAGCTTTGTGAAGAGAAGAAATCTATGCATGGGATGTTACGGGATAATATTAGTTGGAGTGCAATTAGTGACAAATTATCCACCAGGATTTCTCATCATTGCTGCAAGAAATGGTACGGACAATTAACGTCACCTATGGTGGCCAAAGGTGAATGGGCAGATACTGATGACTATCGCCTAGTTGATACCCTTTTTGAACTGGATGCAAGCTGCATAGATGACGTGGATTGGGACAATCTTCTTAGCCACAGACCTGGAGAGTTATGTCGTAAAAGATGGAACCAAATGGTTCGTCACATAAGTCAACATGAAAACAAGTCATTTGCTGTACAAGTAGAAGTGTTAGCTAAGAGATACCGCCCAGATATGGTTGAAGCAAGGGAGGCCTGGGATAGGAAACCAGCTGTTCCATGA